One genomic segment of Candidatus Bathyarchaeia archaeon includes these proteins:
- a CDS encoding DNA topoisomerase, with product MLVIAEKASVARTIRSAIKPSPSVIALRGHILELDFPERYSKWRSVNPRDLFKAPIEWIVRDSEAYRDLANALKRSEMLILATDNDPEGELIAYEALLVAERVLGKIPMYARMRFNAATPNELRQAWENFELDLKWNWVWKALFRHKFDLITGAAYTRLLTLSRSLNTSDNVISWGSCVKGDTIIPGDYKPILEINVGDRCIGFIFSDNRVIKKFVREYSGQLIRIKGLGLLPIELTPEHPVLIASISNRPLRGNCIPDLTWKSAEFITSEDSYLFIPRVKGTIEVKEISLEKFTNEENKTVLHLNRDIAWLLGAYIAGGYSSSNYIRVRINANIERSLSRLIKVIRMLKVSSFNIQRHKDPIIDVLIYSEMLSKALTAWCGDKAENKRIPEFILLHKDLGIIRAFLEGYKAGSENRAKHNHKENFNIYMTTKSKVLAMQLQLLYARLGCFLHIYARHDNGENNRVTYIMRINPRLKNARFHVLDGYILTPIINVRKITYSGLVYNLETSDNTYLVSNIVVHNCQMPTLWFIYQREMEIRNFKPEKYYVISAILNVHGAKIKVSSNPIKNLSEAQRNYAAAKNAKYAILIDFQVKDETEHKPLPTDTDTMLQELSKIMGLSATKIMALAETLYGDGYISYPRTETNMWLSVDHKSILNMLSSTPLGRYINVFSFNPRDGRKNDGAHPPIYPAAYYPALDVKGEIWEYISRRYLANTIGRDALLRRWKINVKLNDVQMNSTGRYFLDEGFYQIFPYFKPKDLTYIPNLSAGEKLPVIKVNLEERETKPPPRLTESELLKLLEKHSIGTDATRADYPQIIVDRGYAEKRRKTFYISSLGETLINLLKDVDERLVTPDTRRYVEQLMADVEMGRISIERALEEALKIYEILFDKVSIKLKEMERHRATLGIK from the coding sequence ATGCTAGTGATTGCAGAGAAGGCATCGGTTGCAAGGACAATTCGGTCAGCCATAAAGCCCTCACCGTCAGTCATAGCATTAAGGGGGCATATTCTCGAGCTAGATTTTCCTGAGCGCTACTCTAAATGGAGAAGTGTTAACCCACGTGACCTCTTTAAGGCTCCAATCGAATGGATTGTTAGAGATTCTGAAGCTTATAGGGATTTAGCCAATGCTCTCAAGAGATCTGAAATGTTGATTTTAGCAACTGATAATGATCCAGAGGGAGAATTAATAGCATATGAAGCACTTTTAGTGGCTGAAAGAGTTCTAGGAAAAATACCAATGTATGCTCGAATGAGATTTAACGCGGCTACGCCAAACGAGCTTAGGCAAGCCTGGGAAAACTTTGAGCTTGATTTGAAATGGAATTGGGTTTGGAAAGCCTTATTCCGCCACAAATTTGACTTAATTACAGGCGCAGCGTATACAAGACTTTTAACGCTTTCAAGAAGCCTAAATACAAGCGATAACGTAATCTCATGGGGATCATGTGTTAAAGGCGACACAATAATACCAGGAGATTATAAACCAATACTCGAAATAAACGTTGGAGACAGATGTATAGGTTTTATCTTTAGTGACAACAGGGTGATTAAGAAGTTTGTGCGGGAGTACTCTGGGCAGCTAATTAGAATTAAGGGTTTAGGTTTACTCCCAATAGAATTAACACCAGAACATCCAGTACTTATTGCATCAATTTCAAACCGGCCGCTTAGAGGGAATTGTATTCCCGATCTTACCTGGAAAAGCGCTGAATTTATAACGTCTGAAGACAGCTATCTCTTCATACCGCGTGTTAAAGGCACAATTGAAGTTAAAGAAATTTCATTAGAGAAGTTTACGAATGAAGAGAATAAAACGGTTCTTCACCTAAATAGGGATATAGCATGGCTGTTAGGTGCATATATTGCTGGTGGATACTCCTCAAGTAATTATATACGAGTAAGAATTAACGCGAATATAGAGAGATCTTTAAGCCGGTTAATAAAAGTAATAAGGATGCTGAAAGTTTCATCGTTCAATATACAGAGACATAAGGATCCAATAATAGATGTACTTATATATTCTGAGATGCTTTCTAAAGCTCTCACTGCATGGTGTGGAGATAAAGCGGAAAATAAACGCATCCCAGAATTCATTCTCTTACACAAGGACCTAGGTATAATTAGGGCTTTTCTCGAGGGATATAAAGCAGGAAGTGAAAATAGGGCAAAGCACAATCATAAAGAAAACTTCAATATTTACATGACTACTAAATCAAAGGTTTTAGCAATGCAACTCCAATTACTTTACGCCAGACTTGGCTGCTTCCTCCACATATATGCTAGACATGACAATGGGGAAAATAACAGGGTTACTTATATTATGCGAATAAACCCCCGCCTGAAAAATGCAAGATTTCATGTTTTAGATGGATATATATTGACGCCAATAATAAATGTCAGAAAAATAACATATTCTGGCTTAGTTTATAATCTTGAAACAAGTGATAATACCTATTTGGTCTCGAATATTGTAGTACATAATTGTCAGATGCCTACACTCTGGTTTATCTATCAAAGGGAGATGGAAATTAGGAATTTTAAGCCTGAGAAATATTACGTTATATCCGCGATACTCAACGTTCATGGCGCTAAAATTAAGGTTTCCTCTAACCCCATTAAGAATTTAAGTGAGGCGCAGCGGAATTACGCCGCGGCTAAAAACGCTAAATATGCCATCCTCATCGATTTCCAAGTCAAGGATGAGACTGAGCATAAGCCTCTTCCCACAGATACCGATACTATGCTACAGGAGCTTTCTAAGATTATGGGTTTAAGCGCGACAAAGATCATGGCTTTAGCTGAAACGCTCTATGGTGATGGTTACATAAGCTATCCTAGAACTGAGACAAATATGTGGCTAAGCGTTGATCATAAATCAATACTTAACATGTTATCTTCTACGCCGCTAGGCAGATATATTAATGTGTTCTCCTTTAATCCCAGAGATGGTAGAAAGAATGATGGCGCGCACCCACCTATCTATCCCGCAGCATATTACCCAGCTTTAGATGTTAAGGGAGAAATTTGGGAGTACATTAGTAGACGATATTTAGCAAACACGATTGGAAGGGATGCGCTATTAAGAAGATGGAAGATTAATGTTAAGTTAAATGATGTGCAAATGAATTCAACTGGCAGATACTTTTTAGACGAGGGATTTTATCAGATATTCCCATATTTTAAGCCTAAAGACCTCACATATATACCTAACTTGAGTGCTGGTGAAAAACTACCAGTAATTAAAGTTAACCTTGAAGAACGTGAAACAAAGCCTCCTCCACGACTTACGGAGTCAGAGTTACTTAAGCTTTTAGAGAAACATTCGATTGGAACGGATGCGACTAGAGCCGATTATCCCCAAATAATTGTTGATAGGGGTTACGCTGAGAAGAGAAGGAAGACATTCTATATAAGTAGTTTGGGCGAGACATTAATAAACCTCCTTAAAGATGTTGATGAAAGACTTGTTACACCAGATACAAGACGTTACGTCGAGCAATTAATGGCTGATGTCGAAATGGGAAGAATAAGTATAGAAAGAGCTTTAGAAGAAGCTCTGAAAATATACGAGATACTCTTCGATAAGGTTTCAATTAAACTAAAGGAGATGGAGAGACATCGAGCTACTCTGGGAATAAAATGA
- a CDS encoding AIR synthase family protein: MAGKIPPKVMEKLIYTRIGVRDPNVLVGPSVGEDAALIDLGDERILVVHNDAISGASEFLGWLSVHIVANDIAVRGVKPRWFLMSLFLPESSPEDFLNKIMVQIDEAAKELGIMVVGGHTERTSGIDRPLVGTTAIGIAKKDKIVTTSGAKAGDYLIMTKTAAIEGTAILCTDFASVLKNMGVKDEKIEKGAKFLTNISVAREALALAEMGLVTAMHDPTEGGILGGVSELAYASHKTIELWTDNVPIADETKLIAENLGIDVLRLISSGALIATVPSDKMDKALNVLQNLGIGAAVIGRVKDYAGHLVEVMRDSSLIEVLNDVYVTDEIFRLWEKFKRT; the protein is encoded by the coding sequence ATGGCTGGAAAGATCCCGCCTAAGGTTATGGAGAAATTAATTTACACGAGAATTGGAGTTAGGGATCCTAATGTTCTTGTAGGTCCCTCAGTTGGTGAAGATGCTGCGCTTATTGATCTTGGGGATGAAAGAATTCTTGTGGTTCATAATGATGCCATAAGTGGTGCAAGCGAATTTCTAGGATGGCTATCTGTCCACATAGTCGCCAATGATATAGCTGTGAGGGGGGTTAAGCCAAGATGGTTCCTAATGTCGCTATTTCTTCCAGAATCATCACCAGAAGATTTCCTTAACAAAATTATGGTTCAAATAGATGAAGCCGCAAAAGAGCTTGGGATAATGGTTGTTGGCGGACATACTGAGAGGACATCCGGTATCGATAGACCCCTAGTTGGTACAACAGCTATAGGTATTGCTAAAAAGGATAAGATTGTAACTACTTCAGGGGCTAAGGCAGGTGATTACCTAATCATGACTAAGACCGCAGCCATTGAGGGAACAGCAATATTATGCACAGATTTCGCCAGCGTACTGAAGAACATGGGTGTTAAGGATGAAAAGATTGAGAAAGGCGCCAAATTTCTGACGAATATTAGTGTTGCAAGAGAGGCGCTTGCCTTAGCGGAAATGGGTTTAGTAACGGCAATGCATGATCCAACGGAGGGGGGTATACTAGGGGGAGTATCGGAACTTGCCTATGCATCACATAAAACCATCGAATTATGGACTGATAATGTACCGATTGCTGATGAAACCAAATTAATCGCGGAAAACCTCGGAATAGACGTGCTGAGACTTATAAGCTCAGGTGCCTTAATCGCGACGGTACCATCAGACAAAATGGATAAAGCATTAAATGTACTGCAAAATCTCGGTATTGGAGCAGCAGTTATTGGAAGAGTTAAAGATTATGCGGGACATCTTGTTGAGGTTATGAGGGATTCTTCCTTAATAGAGGTTCTCAACGATGTGTACGTAACGGATGAAATATTCAGGTTATGGGAGAAATTTAAGAGGACTTAA
- a CDS encoding nitroreductase family protein, whose product MDVFEAIRTRRSIRVYEDRPVEEDKLRRVLEAARLAPSAGNRQPWRFIIVTDPKVKEKIINVKEKFRPSPRGLPPTRLRMPPRGPPRSPLLTAPVIIVGCALPKESFPGTDFWKIDVSIALQNLVLAAWEMGLGTCWVGVFHEEEDLKKVLGLPEDSRIVAMVTLGYPAEKKEPVTDRKPLEEIIRYNHW is encoded by the coding sequence ATGGATGTTTTTGAAGCTATAAGAACTAGGAGAAGTATACGTGTTTATGAAGACAGGCCAGTTGAGGAGGATAAACTCCGTAGGGTTCTCGAAGCAGCTAGATTGGCACCCTCAGCAGGTAATAGACAGCCATGGCGCTTCATTATTGTAACGGATCCAAAGGTTAAGGAGAAAATAATAAATGTTAAGGAGAAATTTAGGCCTTCTCCAAGAGGACTACCTCCAACCCGATTGCGCATGCCCCCCAGAGGACCTCCGAGAAGCCCGCTACTTACAGCTCCAGTTATAATTGTTGGCTGCGCTCTGCCGAAAGAAAGTTTCCCTGGAACAGACTTCTGGAAAATCGATGTTTCCATAGCTTTACAGAACCTCGTTTTAGCTGCCTGGGAGATGGGTTTGGGAACATGCTGGGTGGGAGTCTTCCACGAGGAGGAAGACCTTAAGAAGGTTTTGGGTCTTCCTGAGGACTCTAGAATTGTGGCAATGGTGACCTTAGGCTATCCAGCAGAGAAGAAGGAACCTGTAACTGACAGAAAACCCTTAGAAGAGATTATAAGGTATAATCATTGGTAA